The proteins below come from a single Peromyscus maniculatus bairdii isolate BWxNUB_F1_BW_parent chromosome 13, HU_Pman_BW_mat_3.1, whole genome shotgun sequence genomic window:
- the Mdh1b gene encoding putative malate dehydrogenase 1B isoform X2, whose protein sequence is MLRRNSWQTTYRRIFLIFGFLKSHSILTCGSIFPQEWLEEICEENKWDHSTSPIIWRELLDRGGKGLLLGGYNEFLEHAQLYYGVTSSMTTDLMMVIAKENLQTHIEEELEKETLKDLISPLQVWIASAGAHVCYHIIPLLASGEVFGMDTKISLTLFDREQMEDCLQTLAMEIEDLASPILHSVSLCTNTEEAFHQAQVIIILDDSTSEEVYTLESCMRSRVPLCRLYAYLMEKNAHESVKVIVGGKVFVNLKTALLMQFAPHIAGNIIAVALGVEGQAKAKVARKMRTTSANIKDVIIWGNISGNNYVDLRKAKVYNYESAIKGPPGYYHSVLGMIFDSEWIRKDFVMMLQELSNTGKEFGGILGAHSIATTLKYWYQGSPPGEIVSLGIMSEGQFGIPEGLVFSMPVKFENGTWVVLTDLEDISLTPQIINRLADDLVQEKLVALGDILSFQPIQEESKDSTQSSIGQDEEKEQAVSDDSEGKFEDHQ, encoded by the exons TATTTTCCCGCAGGAGTGGCTGGAAGAGATTTGTGAGGAGAACAAGTGGGATCACAGTACCTCCCCCATCATCTGGAGAGAGCTGCTGGACCGTGGAGGCAAGGGCTTGCTTTTGGGAGGGTACAATGAGTTCCTGGAGCATGCCCAG CTTTACTATGGTGTCACTTCCAGCATGACAACCGACCTTATGATGGTCATTGCTAAAGAGAACCTGCAGACACATATAGaagaagagctggagaaagaaACTTTGAAAGACCTCATCAGCCCCCTGCAGGTCTGGATTGCCAG TGCAGGTGCTCATGTGTGCTACCACATAATTCCCCTCTTGGCAAGTGGAGAAGTGTTTGGGATGGACACGAAGATCAGCCTGACCCTGTTTGACCGGGAGCAGATGGAAGACTGCTTGCAAACCCTAGCGATGGAAATCGAGGACTTGGCGTCGCCCATCCTCCACAGTGTCTCCCTGTGCACTAACACAGAGGAGGCCTTCCATCAGGCCCAGGTCATCATCATCCTGGATGACAGCACAAGCGAGGAGGTGTACACCCTGGAGAGCTGCATGAGAAGCAGGGTGCCCCTGTGCCGCCTCTATGCTTACCTGATGGAGAAAAATGCTCACGAGTCTGTCAAGGTCATCGTGGGAGGGAAAGTCTTTGTAAACCTTAAAACGGCCTTGCTGATGCAGTTCGCCCCTCACATTGCAGGCAACATCATTGCCGTGGCGCTGGGGGTAGAAGGACAAGCCAAGGCCAAGGTGGCCCGGAAGATGAGAACAACCTCAGCCA ACATCAAAGATGTGATAATTTGGGGCAATATCAGTGGAAATAACTACGTTGATCTAAGGAAAGCAAAAGTTTACAACTATGAGAGCGCCATTAAGGGACCTCCTGGATACTATCACTCTGTGTTAGGCATGATTTTTGACAG TGAATGGATAAGAAAAGACTTTGTGATGATGCTTCAAGAATTGAGCAACACTGGAAAGGAATTTGGAGGGATTTTGGGTGCACACAGCATAGCCACCACACTGAAGTACTGGTATCAAGGCTCACCACCTGGAGAGATTGTTTCCTTGGGGATAATGAGTGAAG GCCAGTTTGGTATTCCCGAAGGGCTCGTCTTTTCCATGCCTGTGAAATTTGAGAACGGAACTTGGGTGGTTCTTACAGACCTTGAGGACATTTCACTGACTCCGCAGATAATAAACAGGCTCGCAGACGATCTGGTTCAG GAGAAACTTGTTGCACTCGGAGACATATTATCTTTTCAGCCAATTCAAGAAG aAAGTAAAGATAGCACACAGTCCAGTATAGGCCAGGATGAAGAGAAAGAGCAAGCTGTGTCAGACG ACTCTGAGGGAAAATTTGAGGACCACCAATAG
- the Mdh1b gene encoding putative malate dehydrogenase 1B isoform X1, translating into MAKFVIAGKANCPYYAKAELLADYLQKNLPDFRIFKITQHPDMWEEWLEEICEENKWDHSTSPIIWRELLDRGGKGLLLGGYNEFLEHAQLYYGVTSSMTTDLMMVIAKENLQTHIEEELEKETLKDLISPLQVWIASAGAHVCYHIIPLLASGEVFGMDTKISLTLFDREQMEDCLQTLAMEIEDLASPILHSVSLCTNTEEAFHQAQVIIILDDSTSEEVYTLESCMRSRVPLCRLYAYLMEKNAHESVKVIVGGKVFVNLKTALLMQFAPHIAGNIIAVALGVEGQAKAKVARKMRTTSANIKDVIIWGNISGNNYVDLRKAKVYNYESAIKGPPGYYHSVLGMIFDSEWIRKDFVMMLQELSNTGKEFGGILGAHSIATTLKYWYQGSPPGEIVSLGIMSEGQFGIPEGLVFSMPVKFENGTWVVLTDLEDISLTPQIINRLADDLVQEKLVALGDILSFQPIQEESKDSTQSSIGQDEEKEQAVSDDSEGKFEDHQ; encoded by the exons GAGTGGCTGGAAGAGATTTGTGAGGAGAACAAGTGGGATCACAGTACCTCCCCCATCATCTGGAGAGAGCTGCTGGACCGTGGAGGCAAGGGCTTGCTTTTGGGAGGGTACAATGAGTTCCTGGAGCATGCCCAG CTTTACTATGGTGTCACTTCCAGCATGACAACCGACCTTATGATGGTCATTGCTAAAGAGAACCTGCAGACACATATAGaagaagagctggagaaagaaACTTTGAAAGACCTCATCAGCCCCCTGCAGGTCTGGATTGCCAG TGCAGGTGCTCATGTGTGCTACCACATAATTCCCCTCTTGGCAAGTGGAGAAGTGTTTGGGATGGACACGAAGATCAGCCTGACCCTGTTTGACCGGGAGCAGATGGAAGACTGCTTGCAAACCCTAGCGATGGAAATCGAGGACTTGGCGTCGCCCATCCTCCACAGTGTCTCCCTGTGCACTAACACAGAGGAGGCCTTCCATCAGGCCCAGGTCATCATCATCCTGGATGACAGCACAAGCGAGGAGGTGTACACCCTGGAGAGCTGCATGAGAAGCAGGGTGCCCCTGTGCCGCCTCTATGCTTACCTGATGGAGAAAAATGCTCACGAGTCTGTCAAGGTCATCGTGGGAGGGAAAGTCTTTGTAAACCTTAAAACGGCCTTGCTGATGCAGTTCGCCCCTCACATTGCAGGCAACATCATTGCCGTGGCGCTGGGGGTAGAAGGACAAGCCAAGGCCAAGGTGGCCCGGAAGATGAGAACAACCTCAGCCA ACATCAAAGATGTGATAATTTGGGGCAATATCAGTGGAAATAACTACGTTGATCTAAGGAAAGCAAAAGTTTACAACTATGAGAGCGCCATTAAGGGACCTCCTGGATACTATCACTCTGTGTTAGGCATGATTTTTGACAG TGAATGGATAAGAAAAGACTTTGTGATGATGCTTCAAGAATTGAGCAACACTGGAAAGGAATTTGGAGGGATTTTGGGTGCACACAGCATAGCCACCACACTGAAGTACTGGTATCAAGGCTCACCACCTGGAGAGATTGTTTCCTTGGGGATAATGAGTGAAG GCCAGTTTGGTATTCCCGAAGGGCTCGTCTTTTCCATGCCTGTGAAATTTGAGAACGGAACTTGGGTGGTTCTTACAGACCTTGAGGACATTTCACTGACTCCGCAGATAATAAACAGGCTCGCAGACGATCTGGTTCAG GAGAAACTTGTTGCACTCGGAGACATATTATCTTTTCAGCCAATTCAAGAAG aAAGTAAAGATAGCACACAGTCCAGTATAGGCCAGGATGAAGAGAAAGAGCAAGCTGTGTCAGACG ACTCTGAGGGAAAATTTGAGGACCACCAATAG
- the Mdh1b gene encoding putative malate dehydrogenase 1B isoform X4 → MLRRNSWQTTYRRIFLIFGFLKSHSILTCGRSGWKRFVRRTSGITVPPPSSGESCWTVEARACFWEGTMSSWSMPSMTTDLMMVIAKENLQTHIEEELEKETLKDLISPLQVWIASAGAHVCYHIIPLLASGEVFGMDTKISLTLFDREQMEDCLQTLAMEIEDLASPILHSVSLCTNTEEAFHQAQVIIILDDSTSEEVYTLESCMRSRVPLCRLYAYLMEKNAHESVKVIVGGKVFVNLKTALLMQFAPHIAGNIIAVALGVEGQAKAKVARKMRTTSANIKDVIIWGNISGNNYVDLRKAKVYNYESAIKGPPGYYHSVLGMIFDSEWIRKDFVMMLQELSNTGKEFGGILGAHSIATTLKYWYQGSPPGEIVSLGIMSEGQFGIPEGLVFSMPVKFENGTWVVLTDLEDISLTPQIINRLADDLVQEKLVALGDILSFQPIQEESKDSTQSSIGQDEEKEQAVSDDSEGKFEDHQ, encoded by the exons GAGTGGCTGGAAGAGATTTGTGAGGAGAACAAGTGGGATCACAGTACCTCCCCCATCATCTGGAGAGAGCTGCTGGACCGTGGAGGCAAGGGCTTGCTTTTGGGAGGGTACAATGAGTTCCTGGAGCATGCCCAG CATGACAACCGACCTTATGATGGTCATTGCTAAAGAGAACCTGCAGACACATATAGaagaagagctggagaaagaaACTTTGAAAGACCTCATCAGCCCCCTGCAGGTCTGGATTGCCAG TGCAGGTGCTCATGTGTGCTACCACATAATTCCCCTCTTGGCAAGTGGAGAAGTGTTTGGGATGGACACGAAGATCAGCCTGACCCTGTTTGACCGGGAGCAGATGGAAGACTGCTTGCAAACCCTAGCGATGGAAATCGAGGACTTGGCGTCGCCCATCCTCCACAGTGTCTCCCTGTGCACTAACACAGAGGAGGCCTTCCATCAGGCCCAGGTCATCATCATCCTGGATGACAGCACAAGCGAGGAGGTGTACACCCTGGAGAGCTGCATGAGAAGCAGGGTGCCCCTGTGCCGCCTCTATGCTTACCTGATGGAGAAAAATGCTCACGAGTCTGTCAAGGTCATCGTGGGAGGGAAAGTCTTTGTAAACCTTAAAACGGCCTTGCTGATGCAGTTCGCCCCTCACATTGCAGGCAACATCATTGCCGTGGCGCTGGGGGTAGAAGGACAAGCCAAGGCCAAGGTGGCCCGGAAGATGAGAACAACCTCAGCCA ACATCAAAGATGTGATAATTTGGGGCAATATCAGTGGAAATAACTACGTTGATCTAAGGAAAGCAAAAGTTTACAACTATGAGAGCGCCATTAAGGGACCTCCTGGATACTATCACTCTGTGTTAGGCATGATTTTTGACAG TGAATGGATAAGAAAAGACTTTGTGATGATGCTTCAAGAATTGAGCAACACTGGAAAGGAATTTGGAGGGATTTTGGGTGCACACAGCATAGCCACCACACTGAAGTACTGGTATCAAGGCTCACCACCTGGAGAGATTGTTTCCTTGGGGATAATGAGTGAAG GCCAGTTTGGTATTCCCGAAGGGCTCGTCTTTTCCATGCCTGTGAAATTTGAGAACGGAACTTGGGTGGTTCTTACAGACCTTGAGGACATTTCACTGACTCCGCAGATAATAAACAGGCTCGCAGACGATCTGGTTCAG GAGAAACTTGTTGCACTCGGAGACATATTATCTTTTCAGCCAATTCAAGAAG aAAGTAAAGATAGCACACAGTCCAGTATAGGCCAGGATGAAGAGAAAGAGCAAGCTGTGTCAGACG ACTCTGAGGGAAAATTTGAGGACCACCAATAG
- the Mdh1b gene encoding putative malate dehydrogenase 1B isoform X5 yields the protein MWEEWLEEICEENKWDHSTSPIIWRELLDRGGKGLLLGGYNEFLEHAQLYYGVTSSMTTDLMMVIAKENLQTHIEEELEKETLKDLISPLQVWIASAGAHVCYHIIPLLASGEVFGMDTKISLTLFDREQMEDCLQTLAMEIEDLASPILHSVSLCTNTEEAFHQAQVIIILDDSTSEEVYTLESCMRSRVPLCRLYAYLMEKNAHESVKVIVGGKVFVNLKTALLMQFAPHIAGNIIAVALGVEGQAKAKVARKMRTTSANIKDVIIWGNISGNNYVDLRKAKVYNYESAIKGPPGYYHSVLGMIFDSEWIRKDFVMMLQELSNTGKEFGGILGAHSIATTLKYWYQGSPPGEIVSLGIMSEGQFGIPEGLVFSMPVKFENGTWVVLTDLEDISLTPQIINRLADDLVQEKLVALGDILSFQPIQEESKDSTQSSIGQDEEKEQAVSDDSEGKFEDHQ from the exons GAGTGGCTGGAAGAGATTTGTGAGGAGAACAAGTGGGATCACAGTACCTCCCCCATCATCTGGAGAGAGCTGCTGGACCGTGGAGGCAAGGGCTTGCTTTTGGGAGGGTACAATGAGTTCCTGGAGCATGCCCAG CTTTACTATGGTGTCACTTCCAGCATGACAACCGACCTTATGATGGTCATTGCTAAAGAGAACCTGCAGACACATATAGaagaagagctggagaaagaaACTTTGAAAGACCTCATCAGCCCCCTGCAGGTCTGGATTGCCAG TGCAGGTGCTCATGTGTGCTACCACATAATTCCCCTCTTGGCAAGTGGAGAAGTGTTTGGGATGGACACGAAGATCAGCCTGACCCTGTTTGACCGGGAGCAGATGGAAGACTGCTTGCAAACCCTAGCGATGGAAATCGAGGACTTGGCGTCGCCCATCCTCCACAGTGTCTCCCTGTGCACTAACACAGAGGAGGCCTTCCATCAGGCCCAGGTCATCATCATCCTGGATGACAGCACAAGCGAGGAGGTGTACACCCTGGAGAGCTGCATGAGAAGCAGGGTGCCCCTGTGCCGCCTCTATGCTTACCTGATGGAGAAAAATGCTCACGAGTCTGTCAAGGTCATCGTGGGAGGGAAAGTCTTTGTAAACCTTAAAACGGCCTTGCTGATGCAGTTCGCCCCTCACATTGCAGGCAACATCATTGCCGTGGCGCTGGGGGTAGAAGGACAAGCCAAGGCCAAGGTGGCCCGGAAGATGAGAACAACCTCAGCCA ACATCAAAGATGTGATAATTTGGGGCAATATCAGTGGAAATAACTACGTTGATCTAAGGAAAGCAAAAGTTTACAACTATGAGAGCGCCATTAAGGGACCTCCTGGATACTATCACTCTGTGTTAGGCATGATTTTTGACAG TGAATGGATAAGAAAAGACTTTGTGATGATGCTTCAAGAATTGAGCAACACTGGAAAGGAATTTGGAGGGATTTTGGGTGCACACAGCATAGCCACCACACTGAAGTACTGGTATCAAGGCTCACCACCTGGAGAGATTGTTTCCTTGGGGATAATGAGTGAAG GCCAGTTTGGTATTCCCGAAGGGCTCGTCTTTTCCATGCCTGTGAAATTTGAGAACGGAACTTGGGTGGTTCTTACAGACCTTGAGGACATTTCACTGACTCCGCAGATAATAAACAGGCTCGCAGACGATCTGGTTCAG GAGAAACTTGTTGCACTCGGAGACATATTATCTTTTCAGCCAATTCAAGAAG aAAGTAAAGATAGCACACAGTCCAGTATAGGCCAGGATGAAGAGAAAGAGCAAGCTGTGTCAGACG ACTCTGAGGGAAAATTTGAGGACCACCAATAG
- the Mdh1b gene encoding putative malate dehydrogenase 1B isoform X3, with product MQKRQGKQTAHIMLRRNSWQTTYRRIFLIFGFLKSHSILTCGRSGWKRFVRRTSGITVPPPSSGESCWTVEARACFWEGTMSSWSMPSMTTDLMMVIAKENLQTHIEEELEKETLKDLISPLQVWIASAGAHVCYHIIPLLASGEVFGMDTKISLTLFDREQMEDCLQTLAMEIEDLASPILHSVSLCTNTEEAFHQAQVIIILDDSTSEEVYTLESCMRSRVPLCRLYAYLMEKNAHESVKVIVGGKVFVNLKTALLMQFAPHIAGNIIAVALGVEGQAKAKVARKMRTTSANIKDVIIWGNISGNNYVDLRKAKVYNYESAIKGPPGYYHSVLGMIFDSEWIRKDFVMMLQELSNTGKEFGGILGAHSIATTLKYWYQGSPPGEIVSLGIMSEGQFGIPEGLVFSMPVKFENGTWVVLTDLEDISLTPQIINRLADDLVQEKLVALGDILSFQPIQEESKDSTQSSIGQDEEKEQAVSDDSEGKFEDHQ from the exons GAGTGGCTGGAAGAGATTTGTGAGGAGAACAAGTGGGATCACAGTACCTCCCCCATCATCTGGAGAGAGCTGCTGGACCGTGGAGGCAAGGGCTTGCTTTTGGGAGGGTACAATGAGTTCCTGGAGCATGCCCAG CATGACAACCGACCTTATGATGGTCATTGCTAAAGAGAACCTGCAGACACATATAGaagaagagctggagaaagaaACTTTGAAAGACCTCATCAGCCCCCTGCAGGTCTGGATTGCCAG TGCAGGTGCTCATGTGTGCTACCACATAATTCCCCTCTTGGCAAGTGGAGAAGTGTTTGGGATGGACACGAAGATCAGCCTGACCCTGTTTGACCGGGAGCAGATGGAAGACTGCTTGCAAACCCTAGCGATGGAAATCGAGGACTTGGCGTCGCCCATCCTCCACAGTGTCTCCCTGTGCACTAACACAGAGGAGGCCTTCCATCAGGCCCAGGTCATCATCATCCTGGATGACAGCACAAGCGAGGAGGTGTACACCCTGGAGAGCTGCATGAGAAGCAGGGTGCCCCTGTGCCGCCTCTATGCTTACCTGATGGAGAAAAATGCTCACGAGTCTGTCAAGGTCATCGTGGGAGGGAAAGTCTTTGTAAACCTTAAAACGGCCTTGCTGATGCAGTTCGCCCCTCACATTGCAGGCAACATCATTGCCGTGGCGCTGGGGGTAGAAGGACAAGCCAAGGCCAAGGTGGCCCGGAAGATGAGAACAACCTCAGCCA ACATCAAAGATGTGATAATTTGGGGCAATATCAGTGGAAATAACTACGTTGATCTAAGGAAAGCAAAAGTTTACAACTATGAGAGCGCCATTAAGGGACCTCCTGGATACTATCACTCTGTGTTAGGCATGATTTTTGACAG TGAATGGATAAGAAAAGACTTTGTGATGATGCTTCAAGAATTGAGCAACACTGGAAAGGAATTTGGAGGGATTTTGGGTGCACACAGCATAGCCACCACACTGAAGTACTGGTATCAAGGCTCACCACCTGGAGAGATTGTTTCCTTGGGGATAATGAGTGAAG GCCAGTTTGGTATTCCCGAAGGGCTCGTCTTTTCCATGCCTGTGAAATTTGAGAACGGAACTTGGGTGGTTCTTACAGACCTTGAGGACATTTCACTGACTCCGCAGATAATAAACAGGCTCGCAGACGATCTGGTTCAG GAGAAACTTGTTGCACTCGGAGACATATTATCTTTTCAGCCAATTCAAGAAG aAAGTAAAGATAGCACACAGTCCAGTATAGGCCAGGATGAAGAGAAAGAGCAAGCTGTGTCAGACG ACTCTGAGGGAAAATTTGAGGACCACCAATAG
- the Mdh1b gene encoding putative malate dehydrogenase 1B isoform X6 codes for MSSWSMPSMTTDLMMVIAKENLQTHIEEELEKETLKDLISPLQVWIASAGAHVCYHIIPLLASGEVFGMDTKISLTLFDREQMEDCLQTLAMEIEDLASPILHSVSLCTNTEEAFHQAQVIIILDDSTSEEVYTLESCMRSRVPLCRLYAYLMEKNAHESVKVIVGGKVFVNLKTALLMQFAPHIAGNIIAVALGVEGQAKAKVARKMRTTSANIKDVIIWGNISGNNYVDLRKAKVYNYESAIKGPPGYYHSVLGMIFDSEWIRKDFVMMLQELSNTGKEFGGILGAHSIATTLKYWYQGSPPGEIVSLGIMSEGQFGIPEGLVFSMPVKFENGTWVVLTDLEDISLTPQIINRLADDLVQEKLVALGDILSFQPIQEESKDSTQSSIGQDEEKEQAVSDDSEGKFEDHQ; via the exons ATGAGTTCCTGGAGCATGCCCAG CATGACAACCGACCTTATGATGGTCATTGCTAAAGAGAACCTGCAGACACATATAGaagaagagctggagaaagaaACTTTGAAAGACCTCATCAGCCCCCTGCAGGTCTGGATTGCCAG TGCAGGTGCTCATGTGTGCTACCACATAATTCCCCTCTTGGCAAGTGGAGAAGTGTTTGGGATGGACACGAAGATCAGCCTGACCCTGTTTGACCGGGAGCAGATGGAAGACTGCTTGCAAACCCTAGCGATGGAAATCGAGGACTTGGCGTCGCCCATCCTCCACAGTGTCTCCCTGTGCACTAACACAGAGGAGGCCTTCCATCAGGCCCAGGTCATCATCATCCTGGATGACAGCACAAGCGAGGAGGTGTACACCCTGGAGAGCTGCATGAGAAGCAGGGTGCCCCTGTGCCGCCTCTATGCTTACCTGATGGAGAAAAATGCTCACGAGTCTGTCAAGGTCATCGTGGGAGGGAAAGTCTTTGTAAACCTTAAAACGGCCTTGCTGATGCAGTTCGCCCCTCACATTGCAGGCAACATCATTGCCGTGGCGCTGGGGGTAGAAGGACAAGCCAAGGCCAAGGTGGCCCGGAAGATGAGAACAACCTCAGCCA ACATCAAAGATGTGATAATTTGGGGCAATATCAGTGGAAATAACTACGTTGATCTAAGGAAAGCAAAAGTTTACAACTATGAGAGCGCCATTAAGGGACCTCCTGGATACTATCACTCTGTGTTAGGCATGATTTTTGACAG TGAATGGATAAGAAAAGACTTTGTGATGATGCTTCAAGAATTGAGCAACACTGGAAAGGAATTTGGAGGGATTTTGGGTGCACACAGCATAGCCACCACACTGAAGTACTGGTATCAAGGCTCACCACCTGGAGAGATTGTTTCCTTGGGGATAATGAGTGAAG GCCAGTTTGGTATTCCCGAAGGGCTCGTCTTTTCCATGCCTGTGAAATTTGAGAACGGAACTTGGGTGGTTCTTACAGACCTTGAGGACATTTCACTGACTCCGCAGATAATAAACAGGCTCGCAGACGATCTGGTTCAG GAGAAACTTGTTGCACTCGGAGACATATTATCTTTTCAGCCAATTCAAGAAG aAAGTAAAGATAGCACACAGTCCAGTATAGGCCAGGATGAAGAGAAAGAGCAAGCTGTGTCAGACG ACTCTGAGGGAAAATTTGAGGACCACCAATAG